A window of Candidatus Omnitrophota bacterium genomic DNA:
CGATATAGATAAGTTCGCCGAGCGCATCATCCTCAAACTATCGACGACGGGGGACGGATGGACCGAGCGCATCAAGCAGCTTATCAAGGACTGGGCTGCGGCTGGCATGAGTGAGGATGAGATAATCGCGAAGCTGCTAAAGGAGTTGTCGCTGGGCGGGACGCTATTCGAAGGCATCATGGGGAGCTTCGGGAACATAGCCGGCGAGATGGTGGACTATGTATCGGTAGAGCAGGTACACGAGGAATGGAAGGGAATTAATCGGTGGACTTGGGTAACCGTGAAGGATGCGGACCGGTGCGATGATTGCGCGGAACGTGACGGGCAGGTAAAGACGTGGGAGGAATGGGAAGCGCTGGGGCTTCCTGGATTGGGGGCGACGGTGTGCGGCTGGCGGTGCCGCTGCACGCTGGAGCCGGGATAATGTTTCGGTACTTGAATCTGTTTGCATAGGAGGGTGATACTTCTAATATGAGTGAAGCAAAGAAAGAGCAGGAGGAGGGGACCGCTTCTTCAGCCGCCGCAAGCCAGGGCACGGTATCCGGTCAAGCCGACGCGACGTCGACGACAGCAGCGCAAGCCAGCGCAATAGAGATGGTGCCTCGGGCACAGTTCGACAAGCTCCAGTCTGACCTCGAAAACTTCAAAAGAATCGAAGAGGAGAGGAAGGGCAAAGAAAAGAAGCGGCAAGAGGAGCTTCTTAAGGAGCAGGGGAAGTACAAGGATTTGTATGATGCCGCCGTCAGGGAAAACGAGACGATGAAGGCGCAGCTAAGCAAGCTGGATGCTGTCATGAAAGAGATGCTGGAAGCGGAGATGAAGGACTTGCCGGAAGACTTCGACAAGACTCTGATTCCGAACATCGACGATTATGACAAGATCACTTGGCTCCGCAAAGCCAAAACCGCTCTCATCAAGAAGACTGAACCGCGCAAAGGAGACGGGACGCCTCCTGCGGGCGGGGAAGGGTTGGCCTCGATGAAAAGCATCTTCAACCATCCGATGTCCCCGAAACATTAGCCTCTTGAGAGGAGCAAGGAATGGCGATATATGCAACCGGGCTGACGTTAGCGGATATTGCACGTCGGCTTGGCGGCGATCAGCCTATCCTTGTTGACGCTCTCACTCAGGGTGGCGGCAGTCCTACGTTTGCGCGCATTCCGATGCGGCAGATTACTGGATGGGTGGAGCCGTTCACTCGGATTGTCGGGCGGCCCACTGTTGCGTGGAGGAGACTCGGCGCATATGTGGCTGCATCGAAGAGTGAGCGCACACCTCATTCGGAAGGCGTATTCCTTCTGTCGGGGTGCAGCGAAGTCGACAAGATCAGGGCAGATCGCGATCCCAGGGGACCCACGGCGCTTAGGTCAGAGGAAGCTTGGAGCTATCTCGAAGCGCTGGGTCATAGTCTAAGTCAGCAGTTCTTCTACGGTGGCACGTCCGTCTGCACCACGGCAGCGTCCGATGGGTTTGACGGGATGTGCGCCAGAGTCGTGTCAGTGGTGAGCACCTATATTCAGTGCTCGACTGGTTCTACTGGCGACTCGGTGTATGCGTTCAAGTTCGGGCCGGGCAAGTTCATGGGCATCTACAACGTGGGGCCGAGCGGGAAGCTTATCGAAGCGAACGACTACGGCGCGATTGTGGACACGGACAACACGGGTTCGTCCGCGAGCCTGAACGAGCTTTACCGCACGTTCTTCAACGCTGCATTCGGTGTCGCGCAGTATCATCAGCTCGCAGTGGGACGGATCAGCGGGCCGGCAAGTTCTCTCGCAACGATTGACTTCACGAACCTGTACGCGGGCATGGAGCAGAAGCCGGACCTGTTCGTCACCACATGGAGGGGATGGGGATGCATCAGCAAGATGATCGAGGGTAAGCAGAGTTATCCGCCTGGGGTAACTGATTACACCCCGTATGCTGGGTTCTACGACGGCATTCCCATCATCGTCGATAATGCGCTCATCGCTGATGCGAAGATGTGCTGAGGAAGGAGATCAGAGATGGCGACTTTATACGACGGGACGATGCGGGCAGTCCGCGACCAGGACCTTGTGTTCTGGGATGGGTCAGGTACGAGCTGGACGAGAGGGCCTACGCTTGAAAGCACGGTCAGCTCCGAATCTGATATCGTAGACCTTGGCAAGGCGCAGGAGTTCCCGAA
This region includes:
- a CDS encoding phage minor head protein — encoded protein: MSEDEIIAKLLKELSLGGTLFEGIMGSFGNIAGEMVDYVSVEQVHEEWKGINRWTWVTVKDADRCDDCAERDGQVKTWEEWEALGLPGLGATVCGWRCRCTLEPG